GTACCTACGGCGGTGCCCAGGTCCTCGGCCGCGCCGACAACATCGGTTCGCTGGAGGTCGGCAAGTGCGCCGACCTGGTGATGTGGAACCTGAGCACCCTGGCCCACTCCTCGATCGCCGACCCGGTGACCGCGCTGGTCTTCGGTGCCGCCGCCCCGGTGACCCTGTCGCTGGTCAACGGCAAGCAGATCGTCGAGAACAACCGACTGCTCTTCGCGGACGAGGACGCCATCGCGGTGTCCACCCGGGAAGAGGCCCAGCGCCTCGCGCGGATCTCCGCGCAGGCCTGATCCCAGGGAGTCCGGTCGGGGGGGACGGCCCCCGTCCGGTCGCCGCGGACCCGAGCGGGGTCCGCGGCAGCCGGTCCCGGGCGGTGCCGCGTTCCTACGGCGCCCCCGGGGACGGTGACTCGTGCCACTTGCTCCGCAGCACGTGCCCCGCGCCACTGCCACGGCACCTCCAGCTCTTCGGCCGCTTCGGCCTTCGCGGAGAACGACTCGGGCGAATCGTTTCTCCTCACCGCACACCGCACACCGCGCACCACTGACAACTCAACACAGGCTCAAAAGCTCGACTCGCACAGCTTTCGCACCACCTCCAAGACACCCACGTCCCTGCCGACGTGTTTAACCGACCGGAGGAAGCCGTGGCCGCAACGCCCAGGTTCCGCAAAGACGCAGTCGCAGTACCGGAGGAGAAGCACCCGGTCGACGAGACCTTGCCTCCGCTGAAAATGTTCACGAGCGGTCTCCAGCACGTGGCCGCCATGTACGCCGGTGTGGTCGCCCCACCCATGATCGTCGGCCCGGCCGTCGGTCTCTCCCCGACCGAGACCGCCTTCCTGATGGGCGCCTCGCTCTTCACCGCAGGCCTCGCCACCCTCCTCCAGACCCTCGGGTTCTGGAAGATCGGCGCCAAACTCCCCTTCGTCAACGGCGTCTCCTTCGCCGGTGTGACCCCGATGATCGCCATCGGCAAGGGTGAGGGCGCCGACGCCATCCCCGTCATCTTCGGCGCGATCATGGTCGCCGGCCTGGTGGGCTTCTTCGCGGCCCCCTACTTCGGCAGACTGGTCCGCTTCTTCCCGCCGGTCGTCACCGGTACGGTGATCACCCTCATCGGTGTGTCGCTGCTGCCCGTGGCCTTCAACTGGTCCCAGGGCGGCAACCGCACCGCCGCCGACTACGGCTCGGTGAAGAACATCGGGCTGGCCGCCGTCACCCTGGTCATCGTCCTGCTGATGCGCAAGTTCCTGCGCGGTTTCCTCCAGCAGATAGCCATCCTGCTCGGCCTGGTCGCCGGCACGCTCATCGCGATCCCGCTGGGCATGACCGATTTCGGCCCCATCAAGAGCGCGGACCTGGTCGGCTTCCCGACCCCGTTCCACTTCGGGGCCCCGCAGTTCCAGGTCGCCGCGATCATCTCGATGTGCATCGTCATGCTGGTCTGCATGACCGAGTCCACCGCCGACATCCTGGCCCTGGGCAAGATCGTCGGCCGCCCGGCGGACGCGAAGACCATCGAGGGCGGACTGCGCGCCGACACCCTCGGCAGCGCCATCAGCCCGCTCTTCAACGGCTTCATGTGCAGCGCCTTCGCCCAGAACATCGGGCTGGTCGCCATGACCAAGGTGCGCAGCCGGTTCGTCGTCGCGGCCGGTGGCGGCATCCTGATCCTGCTGGGCCTGTGCCCGATGGCGGCCTCCGTCATCGCGCTGGTCCCGCTGCCGGTCCTCGGCGGCGCGGGCATCGTCCTCTTCGGCTCGGTCGCGGCCAGCGGCATCCAGACCCTGGCGGGCGCGGCCATGGAGAAGGGCGAGAACGCCCTGATAGTCGCCGCCTCCCTCGGGATCGGCCTGATCCCGATCGCGGCGCCCGGCTTCTACCACGCCTTCCCGAAGGACCTGCTGGTCGTCCTCGACTCCGGCATCAGCACGGGCTGCGTGGTGGCCATCGTGCTCAACCTGGCCTTCAATCACCTGGGCGCCAAGAAGGGCGTGGCCCCCGCCACCGCCCCGGAAGCGGTCCCGGCGCATTGAACGGACGTACGGCGGTGCGCACGCCACCCACTGCGGGCGTGGCGTACGCACCGCCGTATGCGTGCGCACCATCCGCTAGGCCGGCGGACCCTGCCCGAAGCTGATCCCGCCCTGTACGGTGCCCGCCTGGATCACCGTGGTGACCTGGGCGTTGCCCGTCACCTCGTTGTGTACGCCGCTCACCTGCGGGGCGAGTCCCAGCCGGGCACCGACGACACGCGTCCAGCTCTCCAGGGCCGCCGCGAAATCGTCGTCCCGCGCCGCTTCCTCAAGGACGAGCCCGGCGAGCGTCCGGACCTGAGCCGGATCCCGCGGGTCGACGGGCAGCAGGTCCGCTTCGGATGTTCCGGGTGAGCGCCGGACGGCCCGCCGTGCGAGCCGGAGCAGCGAGGTCCACGCCTCGCGCCCGGCCTCGGTCGCGGCACCGGTCGCGGCCGCGGTCACCACCGCTGCCACCGCCTGTGCCGTTGACGCGTCGAACATGGGCTCCCCCTCCCTCTCCGCCCCTTCAAAATAGCGCCGTTCGACTGCCTCGGGCAGAGGCTGGAGAGGGTGCTCCGGCCGCCGTGCGGGGAGGAGTGGCGAGGGAGCCCCGCGGGTAGTCCCGTGGACATGAGCGAGGGTTCCGTGGATGCGGCACTGGCCTCTTTACAGGTCGACGACAGGTCGATCAGGCTCGACTGCCCGGGCGGGTGGCTGTGGACGCACCGGCACCGGCTGTCGGTGTGCGGCGTCCATGTGGCGACGCCGGAAGAGGTGGCGCACGGCGGATTCGCGCGGGATGCGATCGTGCCGGACGCACCGGCGCCGCTGACCGCCGGGCGGCTCCGGCGCATCACACCGTTCCTGGCGGAACCCGGGACGCCCGCGGGCCTGTGTGTCGGCTTCGGTGCACTGGACCGCTCCCACCACCGGGTGGTGGCCGCCGCCTCGGCGGAGGCCGCCCGGCCGGACTTCCTGCCCCACCACGGTTCGCGCTACGCGCTCGGCCCGCATGCGGGACGGCTGGTGGACGTGCTCACGGCGCGGGGCGGCACGCGGACCACCACCGTGATGGACCCGCGCATCGCACGGTATTCGGAGCCCGCGGTGGCCCGCTGGGTGGGCATGCACTACGACAACGCCTGGACCGGTCAGGGCGAAGGCGAACGCCATCCCCGCGACGTCCGTGTCGCGCGCGCGGACCGGCGCGTCATTCACAACCTGGGGCCGGGCTCCCGGTCACTGGTCTTCGCACTGAACATGTCCGCCCTGCATCTGTCGGACCGGGTCAGTCCCGGTGACAGCCGGAACGTACCGACCACCGCGCAGCTCCGTGAGTTCCTCGTCGGACATCCGGATGAGGTGTCGCGCATCGTCTGTGCCGTCTGGACGACCGAAGTGGGAGAGCTGGTCGTCCTGCCCGCCGGACTCGCCCTGCACGACGGATCGATGGAGGGCCGCCGGAAACCGTCCAGCGCGCTGGTCTTCGCCGGAACCTTCCCGCGGGGTGCGTTTTCCCGGATGTGATCAGGCGCTGGAGCGGCTCCAGGTCTGGCTCATCGACTGGAACGCGTGGAAGACGAGGCCACCGTCGCGATCGGTCGGAGTGCCGGCCCGGGGGATCGGCCGCAGCAGCCATTCGAGCTGCTCCCCGTGCGCGAGCAGATCGTCCTCGATGGTGAGTTCCGGGGCGTGTTGGCAGCTCAGGGATGGCACAGTAACGCTCCTTCGGTCTTCGCTTGATGGAGGTTCCGGCAGAAATTCGTCTCGGTGCCGTCGAGCCGCCCGAGTTCGAAGTACTTGTTCGCGGGCCAGCTTCCGCCACAGGCGACGGCATAGCGGCAGGTTCGGCGACAGGCGTCCACGCCGGCGAGGGCCTCGCGGACCCACGGGACCGAGCCCGCCCCGCTCAGCAGCTCCTCAAGGGGATGCCGCAGCACGTTGCCCACCGTGAAGGCCCCGTGACGTGGATGCCGGAAGCCCGCCAGGTCCGGGGACATGACCGTCACTTCGCCGTTGTACGACACGGCGGGAATGGGCTCCACGGGCATGCTCAGGACCTCCGCGGCGGTGATCCCGGATCGCACCGCGTCGTAGGAGTTCGCCACCGATTCGAGTTCCCGCAGCCGCACCACGGGGTTCGCCCGCCACCGCGTGAAGAGCTCGGCGAAGAAGCCCACCCATGCGCTCCTGTCCGCCGATGAGCCTTCGCCATGGGCGCCCTTCGTCTCCTCGGGCAGGATTCCCAGCACCTCCGCTCCGATGTCGCAGGCGTGGGCGTAGACCAGCCGGGCGACCTCGGGCGCGGGATCGCGCACCACGGACAGCAGGTGAAAGGGGATCCCCCGGCTCCGCAGCACCGCGATCCCGGCCGCGATCCTTCGCCAGGCGGGGTGGCCCCCGCGGGTGACCCTGTCCGCGTTCATGGCCCGTGGCCCGTCCATGCTCACGGACACCCGGACGCCGTACCGGTCGAACAGATCGCACCAGGCCCCATCGATCAAGGTCGCATTCGTCTGGATCTGATGTGCGGTGCCGGGAGGCCAGTCGGAGA
This is a stretch of genomic DNA from Streptomyces sp. NBC_00536. It encodes these proteins:
- a CDS encoding nucleobase:cation symporter-2 family protein — its product is MAATPRFRKDAVAVPEEKHPVDETLPPLKMFTSGLQHVAAMYAGVVAPPMIVGPAVGLSPTETAFLMGASLFTAGLATLLQTLGFWKIGAKLPFVNGVSFAGVTPMIAIGKGEGADAIPVIFGAIMVAGLVGFFAAPYFGRLVRFFPPVVTGTVITLIGVSLLPVAFNWSQGGNRTAADYGSVKNIGLAAVTLVIVLLMRKFLRGFLQQIAILLGLVAGTLIAIPLGMTDFGPIKSADLVGFPTPFHFGAPQFQVAAIISMCIVMLVCMTESTADILALGKIVGRPADAKTIEGGLRADTLGSAISPLFNGFMCSAFAQNIGLVAMTKVRSRFVVAAGGGILILLGLCPMAASVIALVPLPVLGGAGIVLFGSVAASGIQTLAGAAMEKGENALIVAASLGIGLIPIAAPGFYHAFPKDLLVVLDSGISTGCVVAIVLNLAFNHLGAKKGVAPATAPEAVPAH
- a CDS encoding radical SAM protein, with translation MQPTTFCNLDCRYCYLPDRAERLDMPATVNRAAAGAVARWRDSGHEVGVLWHAGEPLTVGVRKFGELLSDWPPGTAHQIQTNATLIDGAWCDLFDRYGVRVSVSMDGPRAMNADRVTRGGHPAWRRIAAGIAVLRSRGIPFHLLSVVRDPAPEVARLVYAHACDIGAEVLGILPEETKGAHGEGSSADRSAWVGFFAELFTRWRANPVVRLRELESVANSYDAVRSGITAAEVLSMPVEPIPAVSYNGEVTVMSPDLAGFRHPRHGAFTVGNVLRHPLEELLSGAGSVPWVREALAGVDACRRTCRYAVACGGSWPANKYFELGRLDGTETNFCRNLHQAKTEGALLCHP